A single Dermacentor variabilis isolate Ectoservices chromosome 9, ASM5094787v1, whole genome shotgun sequence DNA region contains:
- the LOC142558122 gene encoding uncharacterized protein LOC142558122, which yields MANSFKRFLTIFGYKLDRKWGNFKARVKEKTDKGGAPAWSSVRSPIDNLRRKKKNGFGKLDDRNVVPQELPAFGAYCHY from the coding sequence ATGGCCAACTCTTTCAAGCGCTTCCTGACCATCTTCGGCTACAAGCTGGACCGCAAGTGGGGCAACTTCAAGGCGCGCGTCAAGGAGAAGACCGACAAAGGCGGCGCGCCGGCCTGGAGCAGCGTTCGCTCTCCCATCGACAACCTGCGCCGCAAGAAAAAGAACGGCTTCGGCAAACTGGACGACCGTAATGTCGTGCCCCAGGAGCTGCCGGCCTTCGGGGCCTACTGCCACTACTGA